From one Microcoleus sp. FACHB-672 genomic stretch:
- a CDS encoding MFS transporter: MLPASPPPSGSGFRALFRNRPFMLLWTGQILSQVADKVFLVLLITLLVDYRPPNALKASMKSAVLVANTVPAILFGSAAGIFVDRFDKKQILIISNLLRGLLLLAIPLLPKEFAFLLVVAFLESILTQFFAPAELSTIPLLVPKEGLLSANALFTTTMLSSLIIGFAVGEPVLSFARNWGGDYGQEFAVAGLYLLAAAAFYFLPLKKTILPDPLVVVHPWSDFKEGLRYLKKNRLVSNAMLQLSVLYSVFAALTVLASVLVVDIGLKENQFGFLLAAAGVGMVFGAGILGHWGDRFHNKPLPLIGFLIMGFVLCVFTLANELWLVLALSGLLGLGASLIGVPMQTLIQEQTPESMRGKVFGFQNNVVNIALSLPLAIAGPLTDMVGLRAVMLAMSFVVCIVGIWAWQNTRRVLQDVI; the protein is encoded by the coding sequence ATGCTTCCAGCTAGCCCACCCCCCTCTGGGAGCGGATTTCGCGCTCTGTTTCGGAATCGACCCTTCATGTTGCTGTGGACTGGGCAGATACTGTCCCAGGTGGCAGATAAAGTCTTTCTTGTCCTACTAATTACCCTATTGGTAGACTACAGACCTCCCAATGCCTTAAAAGCCTCCATGAAATCGGCTGTATTAGTAGCTAATACGGTGCCGGCAATTCTTTTTGGCTCTGCAGCAGGCATTTTTGTTGACCGCTTTGACAAGAAGCAAATTTTAATTATTTCCAATCTGCTGCGAGGGCTATTACTCCTCGCGATCCCCTTGCTACCGAAGGAGTTTGCATTCCTTTTAGTGGTGGCGTTTTTAGAATCGATCCTGACCCAATTTTTCGCGCCGGCAGAGTTGTCCACAATTCCCTTGCTGGTGCCCAAAGAGGGATTGCTCTCTGCAAACGCCCTGTTTACCACAACGATGTTGAGTTCCTTAATTATTGGGTTTGCGGTGGGCGAGCCGGTGCTTAGCTTCGCTAGAAATTGGGGTGGAGACTACGGTCAAGAATTTGCAGTGGCAGGGCTGTACCTGCTGGCAGCAGCAGCCTTTTATTTCCTTCCCCTCAAAAAAACTATCCTTCCAGATCCGTTGGTTGTTGTCCATCCTTGGAGCGATTTCAAAGAAGGCTTGCGCTATCTCAAGAAAAACCGCTTGGTGAGTAATGCGATGCTGCAACTGAGCGTTCTTTACTCGGTGTTTGCAGCACTCACCGTTTTGGCCAGCGTTCTTGTAGTCGATATCGGTCTCAAGGAAAATCAATTTGGCTTTCTGTTGGCAGCCGCTGGGGTAGGCATGGTGTTTGGTGCCGGCATTTTGGGTCACTGGGGTGATCGCTTCCACAACAAGCCTTTGCCGTTAATTGGGTTTTTAATTATGGGCTTTGTCTTATGCGTATTTACCTTAGCCAATGAACTGTGGCTGGTTTTAGCATTAAGCGGGCTGTTGGGCTTGGGCGCTTCCCTCATTGGCGTACCGATGCAGACTTTAATTCAAGAGCAAACCCCAGAATCAATGCGAGGCAAGGTTTTTGGCTTTCAAAATAATGTTGTCAATATTGCGCTGAGTCTGCCACTGGCAATTGCTGGACCCCTTACGGATATGGTTGGGCTGCGGGCGGTGATGCTCGCCATGAGTTTTGTCGTGTGCATCGTGGGGATTTGGGCTTGGCAAAATACCCGCCGCGTTTTGCAAGATGTGATTTAG
- a CDS encoding diguanylate cyclase, whose translation MSAKRKSLNVAIRDLFVGRYLTPGFMIFAGVGLSVVAFFVVRQWQQEGLNVQLQKRTDNLASSLQKNIDRNFEALLGVSDFYSVSPREVTRQEFNQLSTNILSRHPSIEALGWVPRVTNAQRAAFETVRKAQGEATFQITEQQSQGTMVRAPARAEYFPAAYIAPAGKYDLVVGFNYGSEIRRRSALEQARDTGNAIATSRLDLVSDQPGFLVALPIYQNGVPHNTLLTRRQNLKGFVISIFFLTDFVKTSLTGLDLEDLNVAFYDETPGAAENFLAFYESSRSRVLTEPTDKERLKMNSKLVCPNPTTCTRRLNVGSRQWSLLIVPTPQYLSKNKPWIAWMALASGLILTGCFAIYLLRFQRHTSRVEQLVEKLSEANFEIRSLSRITDSLQACLTLEEAYTVIPRLIQKLFPHHSGGIYAISASGNMVEAATTWGSELSSQLVFSTNDCWAIRCGRAHLFENTHSGLACQHFTQPLPAECFCVPMTAQGENLGLLFLSGSEHGKFTEAKQQLAITVAEHVALSLANLRLRETLKNQSIRDPLTGLFNRRYLEESLERELHRAERQKHSVGIIMLDIDHFKHFNDTFGHEAGDTLLQELAVFLQGSIRGSDVACRYGGEEFTLILPEASLQITQQRAEQLREGVKHLHVQYRRQPLGMVTLSLGVATSPLHGVNASTVVRAADAALYRAKQEGRDRVAIAS comes from the coding sequence ATGAGTGCCAAGCGCAAATCGCTAAATGTAGCCATCAGGGATTTATTTGTGGGTCGTTACCTCACCCCTGGCTTCATGATCTTTGCTGGGGTGGGATTATCAGTCGTAGCGTTTTTTGTCGTGCGACAGTGGCAACAGGAAGGACTGAACGTTCAACTCCAAAAGCGAACTGACAACTTAGCGAGTTCATTGCAGAAAAATATCGATAGAAATTTTGAAGCGCTGCTAGGCGTTAGTGACTTCTATAGCGTCTCCCCTAGAGAGGTAACGCGGCAAGAGTTCAACCAGTTAAGCACGAACATCCTGTCTCGCCATCCCAGTATTGAAGCGCTGGGCTGGGTTCCCCGTGTCACAAATGCCCAGCGAGCAGCTTTCGAGACAGTCCGTAAGGCGCAAGGTGAAGCCACTTTCCAGATTACAGAACAGCAAAGTCAGGGGACAATGGTCAGAGCGCCTGCGAGAGCGGAATATTTCCCGGCTGCTTACATCGCGCCGGCGGGGAAGTACGACTTGGTTGTTGGTTTCAATTATGGTTCAGAGATCAGACGCCGTTCAGCTTTGGAACAAGCACGCGATACCGGCAACGCGATTGCTACCAGTCGGCTTGATTTAGTGAGCGATCAACCGGGCTTCTTAGTTGCCTTGCCCATATATCAAAACGGCGTTCCCCACAACACCCTGCTGACACGCCGGCAGAACTTAAAAGGGTTTGTCATCAGTATTTTTTTTCTGACTGATTTTGTTAAAACTTCCCTCACAGGACTGGACTTAGAGGATCTCAATGTTGCCTTTTACGACGAAACTCCAGGCGCTGCAGAAAACTTCCTTGCTTTCTATGAATCAAGCAGGAGTCGCGTTCTAACCGAACCAACCGACAAAGAGCGGCTTAAGATGAACAGCAAGTTGGTCTGTCCCAACCCAACCACTTGCACTCGCCGATTGAATGTGGGCAGCCGGCAATGGTCGCTTCTGATCGTCCCAACCCCTCAATACCTCTCAAAAAACAAACCGTGGATTGCCTGGATGGCACTTGCCAGCGGACTGATCCTCACGGGCTGTTTTGCGATTTATCTGCTGAGATTTCAGCGCCACACGTCCAGAGTGGAACAGCTTGTAGAAAAACTCTCAGAGGCTAACTTTGAAATTCGCTCACTTAGCCGCATCACTGATTCACTCCAAGCGTGTCTCACCTTAGAAGAAGCCTACACCGTGATCCCGCGCTTAATCCAAAAGCTGTTCCCCCATCACTCAGGCGGCATTTATGCGATCAGCGCTTCTGGAAATATGGTGGAGGCAGCAACCACTTGGGGATCGGAGCTTTCCAGCCAGTTGGTATTCTCAACCAATGATTGCTGGGCCATTCGCTGTGGCCGAGCGCATCTGTTTGAAAATACCCATAGCGGTTTAGCCTGCCAGCACTTCACCCAACCCTTGCCGGCGGAATGTTTCTGTGTCCCGATGACGGCGCAGGGAGAAAACTTGGGGCTGTTGTTTTTGAGTGGCTCAGAACATGGGAAATTTACAGAAGCCAAACAACAGCTGGCAATAACGGTTGCGGAACACGTTGCCTTATCATTGGCTAATTTAAGGCTGCGGGAAACGCTCAAAAACCAAAGCATTCGCGATCCCCTGACGGGTTTGTTTAACCGGCGCTATCTGGAAGAATCCCTAGAACGCGAGTTACACCGAGCTGAACGCCAAAAACACTCGGTGGGCATCATCATGCTTGATATTGACCACTTTAAGCACTTCAACGATACATTTGGTCATGAAGCCGGGGATACTCTGCTGCAAGAATTGGCCGTATTTTTGCAAGGTTCAATCCGGGGTTCAGATGTTGCCTGCCGTTATGGGGGTGAAGAGTTCACGCTGATTTTGCCGGAAGCGTCTTTGCAGATAACGCAGCAACGAGCCGAGCAGTTACGCGAGGGTGTGAAGCACTTGCACGTTCAGTACCGCCGGCAGCCTTTGGGAATGGTTACGCTCTCGTTGGGGGTGGCAACATCCCCGTTACACGGAGTGAATGCTTCGACGGTGGTTCGCGCTGCTGATGCGGCGTTGTATCGCGCAAAGCAAGAGGGACGGGATCGCGTTGCCATAGCCTCCTGA
- a CDS encoding ferrochelatase: MVATPEKLHTHPPDSAAGNDRVAVLLMGYGEVESYEDFANYNEQALNLLTAKFAPVPTWIYPPLAKLLAIFDRHEWGHTHHDFISPHNAIFERQRAGIEHELQHRWGESVRVFKAFNFCAPFLPSQVLAEIKAEGFDKLLIYPLLVVDSIFTSGIAVEQVNKALAELTDGDEHWVKGMRYIPSFYNEPAYIDLLAQLVEEKIAAELADKYLPSQVGIILMNHGCPHKAKGFTSGIAESEAMYELVRQKLMNRYPLISVGWLNHDTPLIEWTQPNADQAAGNLIDLGAKAIVMMPIGFATENHETLLDVDHIIHSLQRRHPDVTYVQMACVNDSPEFLKMAAEWAVPQIEALFSEQALSVNPQMALPALHTHEHHEHHEHHDHAHDGAHHHHH, encoded by the coding sequence GTGGTTGCCACCCCTGAAAAACTGCACACACACCCCCCTGATTCGGCTGCCGGTAATGATCGGGTAGCCGTCTTGCTGATGGGCTATGGCGAAGTTGAAAGTTACGAAGATTTCGCCAATTACAACGAACAGGCGCTCAATCTCCTCACGGCTAAATTTGCGCCGGTTCCGACTTGGATCTACCCGCCTTTAGCGAAACTGCTGGCAATTTTTGACCGGCACGAGTGGGGACATACTCATCACGATTTTATTTCGCCGCACAACGCGATTTTTGAGCGGCAACGTGCCGGTATTGAACACGAACTGCAACACCGTTGGGGTGAGTCGGTGCGCGTGTTTAAAGCTTTCAACTTCTGTGCCCCTTTTCTGCCGTCTCAAGTTTTGGCAGAAATCAAGGCTGAAGGTTTCGACAAGCTGCTGATTTACCCGCTGTTAGTGGTTGATTCTATCTTCACCAGCGGCATTGCCGTCGAGCAAGTCAACAAAGCCTTGGCTGAACTCACGGATGGCGATGAACACTGGGTGAAGGGAATGCGCTACATTCCCTCTTTTTATAATGAGCCGGCTTATATCGATTTGCTCGCTCAGTTGGTTGAGGAGAAAATTGCGGCTGAATTGGCTGATAAATATTTGCCTTCTCAAGTTGGCATCATTTTGATGAACCACGGCTGCCCCCACAAGGCGAAGGGATTTACCTCTGGGATCGCTGAAAGTGAGGCGATGTACGAACTGGTTCGCCAAAAGCTGATGAATCGCTATCCGTTAATTTCTGTGGGCTGGCTCAACCATGACACGCCGTTGATTGAGTGGACTCAGCCGAACGCAGATCAAGCTGCCGGCAATTTGATTGATCTGGGTGCAAAGGCAATTGTCATGATGCCAATTGGTTTTGCGACAGAAAATCACGAAACACTGCTAGATGTGGATCACATCATTCACTCGCTGCAACGCCGGCATCCAGATGTGACTTACGTGCAGATGGCTTGCGTGAACGATAGTCCTGAGTTTCTCAAGATGGCGGCTGAGTGGGCGGTTCCCCAAATTGAAGCGCTCTTTTCAGAACAAGCGTTATCTGTCAATCCCCAGATGGCACTGCCGGCCCTTCACACTCACGAGCATCACGAGCATCACGAGCATCACGACCACGCTCACGATGGCGCTCATCACCATCATCATTAA
- a CDS encoding NADPH-dependent FMN reductase: MVKIVGIAGSLRPQSYSHLALQAVSGRITALGAQMEILDLRQMQLPFCNGEKEYPDYPDVEKLRKAVSRADGLILSTPEYHGSPSGVIKNALDLMSFDQLSDKVTGLISVLGGQSNSNALNDLRVIMRWVHAWVIPEQIAIGQAWTAFGKDGKIVDEKLSQRFDQFAESLVINTAKLRNVA; encoded by the coding sequence ATGGTAAAAATTGTTGGAATTGCTGGAAGTTTGCGCCCTCAGTCCTACAGTCACCTAGCCCTGCAAGCCGTAAGCGGGCGGATAACCGCACTCGGCGCACAGATGGAAATCCTTGATTTGCGCCAGATGCAGTTGCCATTTTGCAACGGCGAAAAAGAATATCCCGATTACCCAGATGTTGAGAAACTTCGCAAAGCTGTAAGCCGTGCCGACGGATTGATTTTATCGACTCCCGAGTACCACGGCAGCCCCAGCGGTGTGATTAAAAACGCCTTGGATCTGATGAGCTTCGATCAGCTCTCTGATAAGGTTACAGGTTTGATTAGCGTTTTGGGGGGTCAGTCCAACAGCAACGCCCTCAATGACTTGCGAGTGATTATGCGCTGGGTACACGCCTGGGTGATTCCCGAACAAATCGCCATCGGTCAAGCCTGGACAGCTTTTGGCAAAGACGGCAAGATTGTGGATGAAAAACTTTCCCAACGCTTTGATCAATTTGCTGAAAGTTTGGTAATAAATACTGCCAAACTGCGAAACGTTGCTTGA
- the ftsH gene encoding ATP-dependent zinc metalloprotease FtsH — MKGSWMKASMGQQPAGGSEVNRATAEPLAKKSVGSMLREPARRLGSLAAGWLMVQGLLLATPSLAAAERLTLSYSQLLQKINAGEVTKVEIDPAQQIAKVQLKDSKQKEYEVSLLEKYPEVYQAIREKNKLNEDIQLDLQPSTDHSAAVGLVANLLLIMLLIGGLMMILRRSSQAGSQAMNFGKTRARFQMEAKTGVMFDDVAGIEEAKEELQEVVTFLKKPERFTAVGAKIPKGVLLIGPPGTGKTMLAKAIAGEAGVPFFSMSGSEFVEMFVGVGASRVRDLFKKAKENAPCLVFIDEIDAVGRQRGAGIGGGNDEREQTLNQLLTEMDGFEGNTGIIIIAATNRPDVLDAALLRPGRFDRQVTVDLPSYSGRLGILEVHARNKKLSPEVSLEAIARRSPGFSGADLANLLNEAAILTARRRKDAIGPLEVDDAIDRITIGLTLTPLLDSKKKRLIAYHEVGHALLMTLLKNSDPLNKVSIIPRSGGIGGFAQQVFNEEMVDSGLYSRAWLRDRITIALGGRAAEEVVFGDAEITVGASNDIRVVADLAREMVTRYGMSELGPLALESPNNNEVFLGRDWMARSDYSEEVAIKIDQQVRMIALRCYHEACRLIGENRTLMDRLVDLLLDEETIEGDEFRKIVSEFTQLPEHQMVSSQSA; from the coding sequence ATGAAAGGTTCCTGGATGAAAGCAAGCATGGGGCAGCAACCGGCAGGCGGATCTGAGGTCAATCGGGCGACGGCAGAGCCTTTAGCAAAGAAAAGCGTAGGCTCAATGCTGCGTGAGCCGGCACGCCGCCTTGGCTCTCTCGCCGCTGGTTGGTTGATGGTGCAAGGGCTATTGTTGGCAACACCGAGTTTGGCGGCGGCAGAGCGCTTAACGCTCAGTTACAGCCAGCTGTTGCAGAAAATTAATGCCGGTGAAGTCACGAAAGTTGAGATTGATCCCGCTCAACAAATTGCCAAAGTCCAGTTGAAGGACTCGAAGCAAAAAGAGTATGAAGTGTCTTTATTGGAAAAATACCCAGAGGTTTATCAAGCAATTCGCGAAAAAAATAAGCTTAACGAGGATATTCAACTGGATCTGCAGCCCTCTACAGATCACAGCGCGGCAGTGGGGCTGGTAGCCAATTTACTACTGATTATGCTGTTAATTGGGGGATTGATGATGATCTTGCGCCGGTCGAGCCAAGCCGGCAGCCAAGCGATGAATTTTGGCAAAACTCGCGCGCGGTTCCAGATGGAAGCCAAAACCGGCGTGATGTTCGATGATGTGGCCGGTATTGAAGAAGCGAAAGAAGAACTTCAAGAAGTTGTCACGTTTTTGAAGAAGCCAGAACGCTTCACAGCCGTTGGTGCAAAGATTCCTAAAGGTGTGCTGTTAATTGGGCCTCCCGGAACCGGCAAAACCATGCTAGCCAAGGCCATTGCTGGGGAAGCCGGTGTGCCGTTCTTCAGTATGTCGGGTTCGGAATTTGTCGAGATGTTCGTTGGGGTCGGTGCCTCACGGGTACGAGATTTATTCAAAAAAGCTAAGGAAAACGCCCCCTGCCTGGTATTCATTGATGAAATTGACGCAGTGGGCCGGCAGCGGGGTGCAGGAATTGGTGGCGGCAACGATGAACGGGAGCAAACCCTAAACCAGTTGCTGACAGAAATGGACGGGTTTGAGGGGAACACCGGCATCATTATTATTGCCGCAACCAACCGTCCTGACGTGCTTGATGCTGCCTTGCTGCGTCCAGGCCGGTTTGATCGGCAGGTAACGGTTGATTTACCCAGTTACAGTGGCCGGTTGGGGATTTTAGAGGTTCACGCCCGAAATAAGAAGCTGTCACCGGAAGTCTCACTGGAAGCAATCGCACGGCGCAGCCCAGGATTTTCCGGGGCGGATTTGGCCAATTTACTCAACGAAGCAGCAATTTTGACAGCCCGCCGGCGCAAAGACGCGATTGGGCCATTGGAAGTTGACGACGCCATTGATCGCATCACCATTGGACTGACCCTAACGCCGCTACTCGACAGCAAGAAAAAGCGCTTGATTGCCTACCATGAAGTGGGCCACGCTCTGCTAATGACGCTGCTGAAGAACTCCGATCCGCTGAATAAAGTCAGCATTATTCCCCGTTCGGGCGGAATTGGCGGTTTTGCCCAACAGGTTTTTAATGAAGAGATGGTGGATAGTGGTCTTTACAGTCGGGCTTGGCTGAGAGATCGAATCACCATTGCCTTGGGCGGTCGGGCGGCTGAGGAAGTCGTGTTTGGCGATGCGGAAATAACGGTGGGTGCCAGCAATGATATCCGGGTGGTGGCCGATTTAGCGCGGGAAATGGTTACACGCTACGGGATGTCTGAGTTGGGTCCCCTGGCTTTGGAAAGTCCGAACAATAATGAAGTATTTTTGGGTCGAGACTGGATGGCACGCTCTGATTATTCAGAGGAGGTGGCAATTAAAATCGATCAGCAAGTTCGCATGATCGCGCTTCGCTGTTATCACGAAGCTTGCCGGCTGATTGGCGAAAACCGCACCCTGATGGATCGCCTGGTGGATTTGCTGTTAGACGAGGAAACCATTGAGGGCGATGAGTTCCGGAAAATTGTCAGTGAATTCACGCAACTGCCGGAGCATCAGATGGTATCAAGCCAGTCGGCGTGA
- a CDS encoding M23 family metallopeptidase: MKGMGLARLKRVLFLAGLSVFAVVALGSQPDPIRAQAGEAQQVATGSTWQGASFPVENFQDYTSAFGPRGYGDFHYGLDLAAPQGSYIRNWWAGVVVEVIDDGRCGTGLVIQSGPWEHVYCHLEGQAGKANGRNYLIDRAGGLQIWHGQQVLAGARIGRVGMTGRTSGPHLHWGLRYSNQWIDPAIVLRAMYGQQRGSVSSRTQE, from the coding sequence ATGAAGGGAATGGGTTTAGCGCGTCTGAAACGCGTGTTGTTCTTGGCCGGTTTAAGTGTGTTCGCTGTAGTTGCCTTAGGCTCTCAGCCCGATCCAATAAGAGCGCAAGCTGGTGAAGCACAGCAAGTGGCCACCGGCAGCACTTGGCAAGGTGCATCCTTTCCTGTAGAAAATTTTCAAGATTATACCTCTGCCTTTGGCCCACGGGGATACGGGGACTTTCACTACGGACTTGACCTCGCAGCCCCACAGGGCAGCTATATCCGTAACTGGTGGGCCGGCGTTGTTGTAGAAGTCATCGATGACGGTCGATGTGGCACCGGCCTTGTGATTCAATCTGGCCCTTGGGAACACGTCTACTGCCACTTGGAAGGGCAAGCCGGCAAAGCCAACGGTCGAAATTATCTCATTGATCGCGCCGGCGGACTGCAAATTTGGCACGGCCAGCAAGTTCTTGCTGGTGCCCGGATAGGGCGCGTGGGGATGACGGGTCGGACGAGCGGCCCGCACTTGCACTGGGGACTGAGATACTCCAACCAGTGGATAGACCCAGCCATTGTCCTGCGGGCAATGTACGGCCAGCAAAGAGGCTCTGTTTCCAGCAGAACCCAAGAATAG
- a CDS encoding nitrate transporter translates to MSLAILASVQLETQWRLPSAILASLQLLFWGYIPAVILGVPIAILIGKNRLSYHIFRRLFQIPGTIPSIVLLPLALLAFKQKQVAIAFISFISAILQIIIHTAMGVRQFQQNSNNLGVSYIFTGLRLGIRVAWFAVIAAEMLAGTKGIGFSIWEAYKLNKVSDLIVAILYLSITSFLLDQLLELGGYVASQLFPEEEKEDSGD, encoded by the coding sequence ATGTCTTTGGCAATTCTAGCCAGCGTGCAACTAGAGACACAGTGGCGTCTACCTTCGGCAATTTTAGCCAGCCTACAGCTATTGTTTTGGGGTTATATTCCTGCTGTTATTTTGGGAGTTCCCATTGCCATCCTGATTGGAAAGAACCGCTTGTCTTATCATATATTTAGGCGACTCTTTCAAATACCCGGCACCATCCCTTCTATTGTTTTATTGCCCCTCGCCCTCCTTGCTTTCAAGCAAAAGCAAGTTGCTATCGCTTTTATCAGTTTTATCAGCGCTATTTTGCAGATTATTATTCATACGGCAATGGGGGTGCGGCAGTTTCAACAAAATTCTAATAACTTGGGTGTTTCTTATATTTTTACAGGTTTAAGACTGGGCATTCGGGTCGCGTGGTTTGCGGTGATTGCTGCAGAAATGCTGGCCGGCACTAAAGGAATTGGCTTTTCGATCTGGGAGGCTTATAAGCTTAATAAAGTTAGCGATTTAATCGTGGCAATTCTTTATCTCAGCATTACTAGTTTCTTGCTCGATCAGCTTTTAGAATTGGGAGGATATGTTGCATCTCAGCTTTTTCCTGAAGAGGAAAAAGAAGATTCGGGTGATTAG
- the arfB gene encoding alternative ribosome rescue aminoacyl-tRNA hydrolase ArfB, whose translation MLQISNTVSVPEPEIEMSAVRSQGAGGQNVNKVATAIHLRFDIMASSLPEPYKERLLKLNDQRITKEGVIVIKAQEHRSQEQNREEALQRLQELIKRAVALPKPRRKGKPTRSSQRKRLDSKTKRAQLKTMRGKVTDEREHD comes from the coding sequence ATGCTGCAAATATCTAACACCGTGAGTGTCCCGGAGCCTGAGATTGAGATGAGTGCAGTGCGCTCTCAGGGTGCCGGTGGACAAAACGTGAACAAAGTCGCAACCGCCATTCACCTGCGCTTTGACATCATGGCGTCCTCACTGCCCGAACCCTACAAAGAGCGACTGTTGAAGCTAAATGATCAGCGCATTACCAAGGAAGGCGTCATTGTCATCAAAGCTCAAGAACACCGCAGCCAAGAGCAAAACCGAGAAGAAGCCCTGCAACGACTGCAAGAATTGATTAAACGTGCGGTGGCATTACCCAAACCCCGCAGAAAGGGCAAACCCACTCGCAGTTCTCAAAGGAAACGTCTCGATAGCAAAACTAAGCGAGCGCAGTTGAAGACGATGAGGGGAAAAGTCACGGATGAACGAGAGCATGACTAG
- a CDS encoding LamG domain-containing protein, whose product MIQTQPIFSVYGTSSTFPLLQWSFDAQGNLVSDDPTLGPASLRGNAHCAVERVERGPYQSLRLSNDGITLPLSPLLEVAEEDFSVCAWIRTGDSGISKIIDKRIEDSGTIQGWSFFIYQSRINLQLADGKLIAGNTWFNYAYSREHLAPLPIVSDNQWHHLAVTINRDELDGGRWYVDGVEVGQRFNPTNKQGSLSTHIPLTIGQRSDSSGGGFRGNIGDIRLYKRAIPAEEVRAIYQSVQLPPSNGIADPATLPQNSVIYYRGVVLPERYLCLHPHQWQPHWILEESNAEVRRLLVQEIGYSRILQELQAIEVDSWNEYTLLKLPQAMDSEPLLVLKMTCPSTGSIHTLRVPPQLASAREAIRWAIWGIDPEQFAVQT is encoded by the coding sequence ATGATCCAGACACAGCCCATCTTTAGCGTCTACGGCACGTCCAGTACCTTCCCACTCCTCCAATGGTCATTTGATGCTCAAGGCAACTTGGTGAGTGATGACCCGACTCTGGGTCCCGCCAGCCTTAGGGGCAACGCTCATTGTGCTGTCGAGCGAGTGGAACGCGGACCTTATCAAAGCTTACGGTTGAGCAATGATGGTATTACTTTGCCACTCAGTCCTTTGCTAGAGGTGGCTGAAGAAGACTTTTCCGTCTGTGCCTGGATTCGCACGGGTGATTCAGGCATTTCAAAGATTATCGACAAGCGAATTGAGGATTCTGGGACTATCCAGGGGTGGTCTTTCTTTATCTACCAAAGTCGGATCAACTTGCAATTAGCTGATGGTAAATTAATTGCCGGCAACACTTGGTTTAATTATGCCTACTCACGCGAACATTTGGCTCCTTTGCCTATTGTTAGTGACAATCAGTGGCATCACCTTGCCGTTACGATTAATCGCGATGAGTTGGATGGAGGACGCTGGTATGTTGATGGTGTCGAAGTCGGCCAGCGGTTCAACCCAACAAATAAGCAGGGTTCCTTAAGCACCCACATTCCTCTCACAATTGGGCAACGCTCGGACAGTAGTGGAGGTGGCTTTCGAGGCAATATTGGGGATATTCGGCTCTATAAGCGGGCCATACCGGCAGAAGAGGTGCGAGCGATTTATCAATCGGTCCAGCTTCCCCCCAGCAATGGCATCGCCGATCCAGCCACTCTGCCTCAAAACTCTGTCATCTACTACCGAGGCGTGGTGTTGCCAGAAAGATACCTCTGCCTACACCCCCACCAGTGGCAACCGCACTGGATTTTAGAAGAATCGAATGCCGAAGTTCGGCGTCTCCTCGTTCAAGAAATTGGCTACAGCCGCATTTTGCAGGAGTTGCAGGCAATAGAGGTGGATTCTTGGAATGAATATACACTCCTCAAACTGCCGCAGGCGATGGATTCTGAGCCGCTATTAGTGTTAAAAATGACCTGCCCCAGCACTGGATCGATTCATACCTTGCGCGTACCGCCTCAACTCGCCTCTGCTAGAGAAGCGATCCGCTGGGCGATCTGGGGTATTGACCCAGAACAATTTGCGGTGCAGACCTAG